The Constrictibacter sp. MBR-5 region GACGTGCACCAGGTTGCGCGTCATGCGCGCCATGTAGCTGGGCAGCGCCGCCACGCCGAGTCCGGAGACGACCGCGCGGTAGATGCCGTAGATGTTGTTCACCTTCAGCACCGGGTGGCGCGGCTCGCCCTCGCGGTCCTGCCACAGCAGCCAGTTGATCGTCCGCGTCGGCTGCGGCGCATCCTCGCCGTAGACGATGAGATGGTGGCGGTCGAGATCGGCCGGCTCGCTCGGGATGCCGTGCTCGCTGAGATAATCCGGGGATGCGTAGATGCGCGACCGCACCCGCTTCAGCTTGCGCTGGATCAGGTCGGGCTGGCGCGGCGGCGTGAACCGGATGGCGCAGTCCGCCGCACGCATCGACAGGTCGAGTTCGGTGTCGAGGAGCACGACGCTCAGTTCGATCTCCGGGTAGAGATCGAGGAACTCCTTCATATGCGGCGTCAGCCAGGTCGAACCGAAGGCCACCGTCGTGGTGATCTTGAGCGGCCCCTTCGCCCGCTCCTTGCTCTCCGAGATCATCGCCTCGGTCATCGAGAGCTTGGCGAAGATCTCCCGCACGTTGCGGTTCAGCACCTCGCCCTGCTCGGTCAGGATCAGGCCGCGGGCATGGCGATGGAACAGCGAGACGCCGAGGCTGTCCTCGAGCGAGTGGATCTGTCGGCTGACCGCCGACTGGCTCAGATTCAGCGATTCACCCGCATGGGTGAAGCTCCCCGCCTCGGCCACGGCGTGGAAGATGCGCAGCTTGTCCCAGTCCATGTCCCCTGTTCTCCAGCCCGGAGTCGGTCAGCGCCCGCGGCGCCCGCCCCGGTGTGTCCCGCCTTTGTGGCGGTTGTCTGTTGAGAGACGACGTAGCTACTGCGCGGCGGCGGCCACCGCCTCGTCCTCCATGGCCGCGATGAACTTCTCTGCGTCGAGCGCGGCCATGCAGCCGAAGCCCGCCGCGGTGATCGCCTGACGATAGACGTTGTCCTGCACATCGCCGGCGGCGAACACGCCCGGGATGTTGGTCGCGGTGCTGTCCGGCGCCGTCACCAGATAGCCCTCGCCGTCGGTGTCGAGGACGCCGGCGAAGATCTCGGTGTTGGGCCGGTGCCCGATGGCGACAAAGACGCCGTCGACGGCCAGATCCCGCAATTCACCGGTCCGGGTGTCGCGCAGGCGCACGCCGGTGACTTCCGGGGGCATGGGATTGCCCACGACCTCGTCCAGGACCGCGTTCCAGACCACCTCGATCTTCGGGTTCCGGAACAGGCGCTCCTGCATGATCTTCTCGGCCCGCAGATGGTCGCGACGATGCACCAGCGTCACCTTCGACGCATGGTGCGTCAGGTAGAGCGCCTCCTCGACGGCGGTGTTGCCGCCGCCGACGACCACGACCTCCTTGCCACGGAAGAAGAAACCGTCGCAGGTGGCGCAGGCCGAGACGCCGAAGCCCTGGAACTTCTTCTCGCTCTCGAGGCCCAGCCACTTCGCCTGGGCGCCCGTGGCGACGATCACGGCGTCCGCCTCGTAAGTGTCGCCGCCGTCGCCCCACGCCTTGAACGGCCGGGCGCTGAAATCGACCTTCACGACCACGTCGGAGACCAGCCGCGCGCCCACATGCTCGGCCTGGGCGCGCATCTGCTCCATCAGCCAAGGCCCCTGGATGACCTCGGCGAAACCGGGATAGTTCTCGACGTCGGTGGTGATCGTCATCTGGCCGCCCGGCTGCAGCCCCTCGACGACGACAGGCGACAGTCCGGCACGGGCGGCATAGACCGCGGCCGTGTAGCCGGCGGCGCCAGATCCGATGATCAGCACCTTGCTGCGATGCGTCTGCGCCATACGGCTGCCGCTCCATTCGCGGAGGAATCAGCCCTCAGAATTAGGCATGAAGGCGGACCGAAACAACCCGCCGGATCCGGGGGGTAACCATCTCGCCCAGGGGCCCGACCGCCCGGCCGCCCGGGGCCCCGCCCAAGGCGTGTCAGTTCGGCTTGCCGGAGTCCTGCCAGGCGGGGTCGGCGGAAGGGTCCCAATCCTCGCGCCTGCCGTCGGTAATCGCCCCAAAAAGGCCGCGCAGGAAGCCGGGTGCCAGGATCGAAAGCGGGTTCACCGACAGGTCCGGCTCATCCAGCGGGCCTTCCAGCGCATAGGTGACGGCGAACAGGCCACCGCCTTCGCCACCCGTGAGGATGTCGCCGAGCAGCGGCACGGCGCCGAGCACGCGGTTGACCGCGTAGAAGGGGACGAGAGTTCCCACGACGTCGGCCGTCTCCGCGCGGAAATCCAGCCCACCCCGCCACGTCATCCCGACCGACGAGCCGAAGGCCCGGCCCGGCTCCAGGTCCAGCTTGCCCTCGCCGTAGGTGAAGGGCGCGGTCAGGCCGGCGAAGGCGACCCCCTCGTCCGCTGAGGCCAGGTCGGCGAGGCCGGTGAGTGCCGCCGCGGCGAAAAGGCGGGCCGCCAGCGGCGCCTTGACCAGCCGGAACGCTTCGACGTCGAGCTTGCCCACGTAACGCGCCCCCCCTGCACCCGACGACGAGGTACGCGGCGCCGCGAGCGGACGTGTCGCGGACAGCGTGAACGGGCCGCCGGCGATGGTGTCGAACAGGCCCGCCGCCCGCAGCGTCCGGCCGAAATCCTGCCCGGTCAGCGCCACGTGAAGGCGGCCGTCCGCCGCACTCGCCAGATAGCGGACCGGTGCGGTACCGCCGACGAGGCCGCGCAGGTCGCCGGGTCCGGGACCGTCATGCCACCTTACATGGCCGGCGACGCGGTCGATCGGCAGCGCATCGCTCACCCAGACGCGGCCGATATCGGCGACGACGGCAATCGGCGGTCCCGGCTCGCCGGCGGGCTCCTCGGTCACCGCCCGATCGCCGGCCGGCCCATCCCCCTCGTCCCGCGCGGCGATGAGCGGGGCCAGATCGATCGCAGCACCACGCGCGTCGATATGCAGGCCCGCATCGGCGCCGCGGCTCACGGACAGGGCCAGATCGGTGCGCTCGCCGAGCCGGAGCCGTCGCGCGTCGATGCGCCGCCAGTCACCGGTCGCCGGATCGACGGCGGCACGGCCGTCCACCGATGCGCCGGGCGCGGTCAGGGCGAAGCGGTCGATCGCCGACATCCTGCCGTCGGTCAAGACGATGTCGGCCTCGGCCTGCGCCGCGACGCCGGCCGGCTTCTTCCAGCCGGCCTCGGACACGGCCAGCGCCGCCTGCGACAGGTCGGCGCGCGCCGTGATGGCCGACCGGCTGCGACGGCCCTCCATGTCGACCCGCACGTCGACCGGGCCGGTGAGATAGGGAACGAGATCATAGCCGAGGCGCCGCCGGGCGGCATCGTCCACCGTGGCGCGCGCCTTCAGCCGCGTTCCCCCGGCGAACACCTCGTGCAGGTCCAGTTCCACCGGCGCACCGGCCAGCGTCCCCCGGCCGACGAGGTCCATGCTCGCCTTGTCGAGCCGGAGCTTCAGCGCGCCGTCCCGCAGATCCTGGCCCAGCGCCGCATCGGGCCAGCGAACGCCCGAGAGGTCGGCATTCGCGGCGATCTCTATCTGATCGAGGGAAACATGCTGCAGCAGCGGCAGCTGTACGCCGAGGCTCGCCCGGGCCGTGCCGCCGACTTCAGCCGGCGCGACGCCGAGCCACTTCGCGTAACCCAACGGCGGCCGATCGAGCACCGCGATGATCTCCGACAGCGGGCCCTCGATGTCGACTTTGATGTCCGCGAATTCGCGGTCGCGGCCGTCGTTCAGGTTGGTGAAGGCCATGTCGCCGCCGCGCACCCGGATGTTCCGGTAGCGGCCGCCGTCGACATGCAAGTCGAAGCGATCCTCGGTGAAGGTGGCGGTCCCGCCGACATCTTCGAACGGCGGCAGCGGATCCCAGTAGACCGCGGTGACGCCGTCGATGCGCATCTCGCCCGACACGCTCGCCATGGCGACCGACGGCCCTTCGCCGGCCAGGACCAACGCGACGCGCGCATTCGCCTCGCTGACGCCGCCGTTCGACAGATGCTCCAGCACCCACCCCCGGGCGCCTTTCGCCACCCCCCTCGGCCACAGCCGCTTCAACTCGTTCGTCGGAACGTCGCGTGCCTTCACCGCCGCCTGTACCGCGGCGCCGCCGTCCACGGTCTGCAGCACGGCGCTGCCCTCGACGCGCGGACCGCCGAGACCGAGCGACAGGCGATCGAGCCGGAGCCGGCCGGCGGCCAGATCCGCGGTGCCGTCGATCTCGAGGCCGGAGATGCGCACCGGTTCCGGGAACAAGTCGCCCCAGGCGATCCGGCCGCCGTCGGACCGCAGGCCGAACGCGATCTTCTCGGGCGTCACGCCCGTGGGCATGAAGGCGTCGACCCAGCCGTCCAGCGGCAGGTCGATGCCGGCGGCCGGGGCCAGGTCGGGCGCGAACGCCGCCAGGACGGTCGGATTGAGCCCGACGAACCGGATCACGGCTCGCGACCCCTCCTCCGACCAGCGCAGATCGCCGGTCGCGGCGATCTGCTGCCCGGCCGCGTCGAGCGTGAACTCCGCGACCTCGAAGCGCCCCGCGCCCGCGGTCGCCCCGCGCAGCACCATCCCGCGCAGCGGCAGCGACCGGCCCGTCCCGGGGACGCCGACCGATCCCGCGCCGGCGGTGAGATGCACGTCGGCGTTCTCGATCCCGCCGCGCCGTGTCACGCGGAAGGCGAGGTCGCCCGAGATCGGCGCGTCGAAGGCGGAGAGGAAGCCCAGAACCGGCAGGATCTGCGTGACGATGTCGGGGCGCACGTCGCCGAGCGACACCGAAACCTCGGCGACGGCCGTGGCCAGGTC contains the following coding sequences:
- a CDS encoding LysR family transcriptional regulator, whose protein sequence is MDWDKLRIFHAVAEAGSFTHAGESLNLSQSAVSRQIHSLEDSLGVSLFHRHARGLILTEQGEVLNRNVREIFAKLSMTEAMISESKERAKGPLKITTTVAFGSTWLTPHMKEFLDLYPEIELSVVLLDTELDLSMRAADCAIRFTPPRQPDLIQRKLKRVRSRIYASPDYLSEHGIPSEPADLDRHHLIVYGEDAPQPTRTINWLLWQDREGEPRHPVLKVNNIYGIYRAVVSGLGVAALPSYMARMTRNLVHVLPELEGPETMAYFVYPEELRHSKRIAVLRDFLVRKIAEDDQG
- the trxB gene encoding thioredoxin-disulfide reductase, which gives rise to MAQTHRSKVLIIGSGAAGYTAAVYAARAGLSPVVVEGLQPGGQMTITTDVENYPGFAEVIQGPWLMEQMRAQAEHVGARLVSDVVVKVDFSARPFKAWGDGGDTYEADAVIVATGAQAKWLGLESEKKFQGFGVSACATCDGFFFRGKEVVVVGGGNTAVEEALYLTHHASKVTLVHRRDHLRAEKIMQERLFRNPKIEVVWNAVLDEVVGNPMPPEVTGVRLRDTRTGELRDLAVDGVFVAIGHRPNTEIFAGVLDTDGEGYLVTAPDSTATNIPGVFAAGDVQDNVYRQAITAAGFGCMAALDAEKFIAAMEDEAVAAAAQ
- a CDS encoding AsmA-like C-terminal region-containing protein — protein: MRSRIFRSLAWSLAAGVTGLLVLVGLIAWRMSQGPIALDLLVAPIERALSQPERGLFVRVDRVLVDPVGFLQLQAEGVRVVDGAGVSVAGTPRLRLTLSSRALARGMIAPQAIELSGVRVRLSRSESGSVQLGLDQPADPPSGEAVKADAAAAGEESAAAWIIADLLQPPDPDRITGYLRRVSVDDADVLMRDAQLKRSWRIPDADFELLRGDSDVVASIGGVLDVDGRPQRTQIKARLDLATAVAEVSVSLGDVRPDIVTQILPVLGFLSAFDAPISGDLAFRVTRRGGIENADVHLTAGAGSVGVPGTGRSLPLRGMVLRGATAGAGRFEVAEFTLDAAGQQIAATGDLRWSEEGSRAVIRFVGLNPTVLAAFAPDLAPAAGIDLPLDGWVDAFMPTGVTPEKIAFGLRSDGGRIAWGDLFPEPVRISGLEIDGTADLAAGRLRLDRLSLGLGGPRVEGSAVLQTVDGGAAVQAAVKARDVPTNELKRLWPRGVAKGARGWVLEHLSNGGVSEANARVALVLAGEGPSVAMASVSGEMRIDGVTAVYWDPLPPFEDVGGTATFTEDRFDLHVDGGRYRNIRVRGGDMAFTNLNDGRDREFADIKVDIEGPLSEIIAVLDRPPLGYAKWLGVAPAEVGGTARASLGVQLPLLQHVSLDQIEIAANADLSGVRWPDAALGQDLRDGALKLRLDKASMDLVGRGTLAGAPVELDLHEVFAGGTRLKARATVDDAARRRLGYDLVPYLTGPVDVRVDMEGRRSRSAITARADLSQAALAVSEAGWKKPAGVAAQAEADIVLTDGRMSAIDRFALTAPGASVDGRAAVDPATGDWRRIDARRLRLGERTDLALSVSRGADAGLHIDARGAAIDLAPLIAARDEGDGPAGDRAVTEEPAGEPGPPIAVVADIGRVWVSDALPIDRVAGHVRWHDGPGPGDLRGLVGGTAPVRYLASAADGRLHVALTGQDFGRTLRAAGLFDTIAGGPFTLSATRPLAAPRTSSSGAGGARYVGKLDVEAFRLVKAPLAARLFAAAALTGLADLASADEGVAFAGLTAPFTYGEGKLDLEPGRAFGSSVGMTWRGGLDFRAETADVVGTLVPFYAVNRVLGAVPLLGDILTGGEGGGLFAVTYALEGPLDEPDLSVNPLSILAPGFLRGLFGAITDGRREDWDPSADPAWQDSGKPN